The Desulfobulbaceae bacterium genomic interval ATGGCGATTTCAATATCGCCTCTGACATCGACTTCAATCATGGTCCATTTCCTAAAAGTTTAAGTATGATCTGGTTTGGCCGAGTAAAGCGGCTTGAGAATTCATTTTCAAAAAGTACAATTTATAGACGATCTGGCTGGGGGCTGTCAACTCTTTTATGGAAAAATCTTGCCGGGGTTGAGGATGTTGCCAGGGTCCAACGCTAGTTTGATCAACTTCATGGCGGCAATGGTGTTCTGATCAACTTCCAAGGGGAGGTAGGCGGACTTGGTTATTCCTACACCATGCTCCCCGGATAGGGTGCCGCCAAGGGCTATTACTTTGGTAAAGATTCGTTTCTTGGCTATGTGGGCCGCTGTCATCTGCCTGTCATCTGCCTGGTTGTACATGATGTTGATGTGGATATTACCGTCCCCGGCATGGCCGAAGCAGAAGAGTATCAGTTTCAGCTCACGGGCCAACTCTTCGGCGTAGGCGACAAGGTCGGGGATGGCAGTGCGTGGCACGACAACGTCTTCCCCCAGCTTATGGGTCCGCAAGGAAAATGCAGCGGGAGAGACGGAGCGCCGGGCGAGCCAGAGGCGGTCGACTTCGCTTTTATCCTTGGCCTGTGTCACCTGGCGGACGCCGGACTGCTCGAATAGGAATCTGGCAAGATCTGTCCCTTCGCTGGCTACAGCCACTGCTGAGCCATCCAATTCGATCAGCAGCAGGGCCTCGGTTCCAGCGGATAGCGTCATAGGTAACTTGTCGGCAACGATGCTGATTGCGGTGCGATCCATGAACTCCAGGGTGCACGGAGAGAAATTGGACAGCACTTGAGCCACCAGCCGTGTGGCAGCAAGCATCGAGTCGAGAAGGACAAGGGTAGTTTGTTTGGTTTTTGGTTTGGGGATAAGTCGGAGGATGATCTTG includes:
- a CDS encoding FAD-binding protein, which produces MHKDIIRQLTIIVGPNNISTAQAELSCVSYDGTGQTSMPEAVIWPSTADEVSRVMAIAHRQMIPVVARGAGSGMTGGAIPTHGGLVIAMARFNHILEIDQENQTAIVEPGVVTGTLQAEVGRYGLFYPPDPASAKFCTIGGNVAEGAGGPSAVKYGVTRDYVKGLEVVLADGRIIHTGVRTDKGVVGYDLTRLFVGSEGTLGIITKIILRLIPKPKTKQTTLVLLDSMLAATRLVAQVLSNFSPCTLEFMDRTAISIVADKLPMTLSAGTEALLLIELDGSAVAVASEGTDLARFLFEQSGVRQVTQAKDKSEVDRLWLARRSVSPAAFSLRTHKLGEDVVVPRTAIPDLVAYAEELARELKLILFCFGHAGDGNIHINIMYNQADDRQMTAAHIAKKRIFTKVIALGGTLSGEHGVGITKSAYLPLEVDQNTIAAMKLIKLALDPGNILNPGKIFP